Genomic window (Pyrus communis chromosome 13, drPyrComm1.1, whole genome shotgun sequence):
AAGTTCATCAGATTCATCATCCCCAAAGATTCATCTCAGCTCCTATTCACCAACATGGTTTGTTACCAAACTCGAGGACACGAAACAGACACTAAGCTGGATGGTGCTCCATATTATCTGTTTAGCGTCTTACTAGTTATGCTATTGATTTAAAGTTTGTGACCAGTTTTATTTGTGcgtatttttttaacttttttttatcgtTGCCAATTAGTTTATGATGTATCCATTTCAGTGGTAACTAATTAATCATTATATATGCTCACATAAATACACAACCCTATGTCATTCTCATTTAATTCCTACTTTTTCGTCAAGATATGTGCGTATAAATTTTCATTATCTGTATTTGTTTGAGTTGTTTATGCATATGTGTCAGACTGTGATTCTTGCCGAACAATGTCTGAGGGTTATCGGGTTTAGTCTATTATTGTTGGTTGCTTTATATGATGCATATGTATGTATCTATCTGTAGGGTTTAAGTCTTCAACAAGGGCTATTAGCGGGGCAGCTGCAGACCCCATGACTCCAAATACAAAAAATGGTCAAGAACAAACACCTCAGAATTGGAAGATTAAAATGCTCCTTGATGGGGATTGCCCTTTATGCATGCGAGAGGTCTATCCGTACCTTCAAACGTCTATCTGGATATTCCTGTTGTTATTTTGCTGATTTTAATGTAATTAGCGTTTGTTTGATGAGTTTCGTGAGAGTGAAGCTACGGAttctttttgttcttgatgGATTCGGGTGTATTGAAGTTTTCGTTACATTGGCAGGTGGACATGCTGCGAGAGAGAAATAAGCGTTATGGTACTATCAAGTTTGTTGACATAAGTTCAGATGATTACTCCCCGGAGGAGAATCAGGTGGGGCTCGGATGGGTATATGCCATAACTAAATACGAGCCTGTGAGACTCCTCTTTCAATTCTTATGTTACCTGCATCGATATTCATCAATTTCCATCTTGTAAACTGAATGGTCTACAAAGTTTGTCTTGTTTTATCTGGAGGACTAATGGGAAAGCACTTTATGCACAGATTGCAACAATAGCAGGTGCTGTATATGGCGTTTGGGCTAAATATCGTCTTCAAATCACAGGTATGCTAATTTGTTAACACTGCTGCCTCATATATATTATGAGTAATATGAACTTATGTTATATGATGCCGATAtcctgtttttgttttaggCCGGCCACCTCTAGAAGAGGTTTTGGAGTTGCGAAAGAAGAACAAGGTAAGCACCATTTGATCGCATGGATTTCATTTCTACTACCGTTCAATGCCTCTAATTGAATCTGAATGGGACTTGAACCATTTGCTTATGTTAGACATCAAACAGGTCTGCTGACTGAATTTCATACAAAAATGCTTAAGACAGAGAAATATTTGAACAATTTGGTGCTAATAAGCATCTTGTTATCTGTTTTCTGATGCAGGGAGAAGTATGTAAAGATCCAAAAGATTGTAAACTCCCAGAGTAACTGGTACCAGTCCGGATTTTAAAGGTTCCATTGTCCTCCAAACTTTTGGCGTTATACGAGCCTATATCATATACCAAgggttttttttcctcttttagcTAACATCTAAGACTCGTATGCTATATAAAGGTGAACAGATGTATAAATTTCACACTCGTACATTCTTTCATAGTTATATGTAAACAATGATGATGAATGTAAAATGTCGATACGCTGAGTTTCTACAATGCTTGAGTTTATTGTTGCTTAATTAGCCTTCTTTCGGCATTGAAAGCTTGGCTACAAATTCATTGATGTTGTCATCTGAGTTGCCCCCTACACTAACAGATCTCTTTGCAGCCTCTCTCCACTTCAAGGCATTCCTTTTGATCTCCCCacttctctctcctcccatGACTTCCCTCACACACATCTCTATCTCTTCCCTACTCACGATCCCCTCTTCATTTTTCTTAACTCTCACTCCAACCCCCCACAACTCCAAGAATTTGGCATTAGTCGGCTGGTCACTCCACTGCGGCATCACCACCATCGGTACGCCTAGGCTCAGCCCTTCCAATGTCGAATTCCATCCTCCATGCGTCACGAAACAACCCACCGATCGGTGTCCTAGAACCTCCAGTTGGTTGCACCATGGCACGACCAATCCAGCTTGACCTACTGACTCCAAAAACTCATCTGGCAATTTTTCTTCAGGATCTTTCACAACCCACAGGAAATTCAGACCACTTGCTTTCAATCCCCATGCAATTTCTTCAACCTGTTTAGCTGCAATCTCTGCCATGCTTCCAAATGAGACATAAATCAcacttttaagtgctttttccTCCAGCCATTTCATGCACTGGTCCGCTTTTGGCTCCCAGAGACTTGCTCCATAAGCTACGTCTCCTTCCATTTGTTGATCCAGGTAGGCCGATGGCACCATGAGCCCCACCATCACCAGGGGCCATAGACCCTGCATTTCATTCAACAGCTTTTCCACaagtatattaattaattaattgaaataaGAACAATTAATTAGAATTTTGCAATTGATTTACAAATTGGATAAGTAAAACACTGATGACATTGATCCTTGCCTCTTTTGTCAATCGAACCAAACTCAATTGAATTTTATATCCTCATCTAATAAGCAATAATACTCAACTTCTGTGATATGCAGGGAATTTCACAAACGCAACAAAACAATCAGATGCACTAAACCTTGGTTTATATACGGATTTATTGTTGGGCAGTGATCGAACTTCCCTATCATTTCCATGCTCTCCTCCCTCTGACTTTTGAACTGAATAAATCAAAGGGAAGAAGTGCAGAAGGGGAAAACGAAAGTTCTACAAAAACTTTGTCATCGTTACTATTTGTGCATATTTCTTCATAAATATTCAGTTTCCACCAGTCtgattcttctttattttgtttttctaaatTCTAGTTCAATTTTAGCAGATAATACCAAAATCCCATGTCACTAATTTCActacttgaaaacaaaaaaaaaaaaaaaaaaacctttattttCAGCTAAATAATATCAAGATCTGGGAGAATATTAACTCAATTACCTCAGTTTCCAACTCTTGGAAAGAACTACAGAAGACCCAATCATTTTCCTCCAGCTTGCTAGTCTTCTCCAGGATCAGAGCAATATAAGGAGAGTGAGTCTCACTCTCAGGCTGTGAAAGAAGAAATGGCAGCTCAGAAGGAGCAAGTGGAGGAAGGCCAGGCATATTCACCAAACCCCGATCG
Coding sequences:
- the LOC137713601 gene encoding mogroside IE synthase-like; translation: MENPIGQVIVVAYPAQGHINPLLQFAKRLASKGLKTTLATTPYTIKSIYAPTVRIEPISDGYNQSGFNQAPSLAAYLDSFKTVGSKTLAELILKLNASAGSPPVSCIVYDSLFPWALDVAKEFKIYGAVFLTVSASVSSMFWCVVNRGLSLLTLQETDDDRGLVNMPGLPPLAPSELPFLLSQPESETHSPYIALILEKTSKLEENDWVFCSSFQELETELLNEMQGLWPLVMVGLMVPSAYLDQQMEGDVAYGASLWEPKADQCMKWLEEKALKSVIYVSFGSMAEIAAKQVEEIAWGLKASGLNFLWVVKDPEEKLPDEFLESVGQAGLVVPWCNQLEVLGHRSVGCFVTHGGWNSTLEGLSLGVPMVVMPQWSDQPTNAKFLELWGVGVRVKKNEEGIVSREEIEMCVREVMGGERSGEIKRNALKWREAAKRSVSVGGNSDDNINEFVAKLSMPKEG